Proteins encoded in a region of the Takifugu flavidus isolate HTHZ2018 chromosome 10, ASM371156v2, whole genome shotgun sequence genome:
- the me1 gene encoding NADP-dependent malic enzyme, with amino-acid sequence MEHGLARRESVDTEMHKSEEKRKTFVYTKKRGYDVTRNPHLNKGMAFSLEERLQLGTHGLLPPCFISQDVQLMRVLKNYDMRRDDLDRYVFLMGLQDHNEKLFYRVIASDIERFMPIIYTPTVGLACQQYGLIFSKPRGLFISIHDRGHISTLLQNWPEKDIRAVCVTDGERILGLGDLGCNGMGIPVGKLALYTACGGVPPQQCLPVMLDVGTDNEDLLRDPLYIGLKHKRVRGQAYDDLLDEFMKAVSERYGMDCLIQFEDFANINAFRLLSKYRNKYCTFNDDIQGTAAVAVAGLLAALRLTKSRMSDHTIVFQGAGEAAMGIAELIAMAMEKEGLTEEESLRKIWMVDSKGLIVKGREHLTHEKERFAHEHPQMKKLEDVVRELKPTAIIGVAAVAGAFTEQIIRDMASFNEQPIIFALSNPTSKAECTAEQCYTLTEGRGIFASGSPFDPVTLPDGRTLHPGQGNNAYIFPGVGLGVIACSIRHITEEIFLTAAEALANLVTEKDLNEGRLYPTLNSIGDVSLKLAVKIMEYAYGHNLATLRPEPSDKEAYVRSLIYSTEYDDFTVDSYRWPEDSMTVQSCKL; translated from the exons gggaTGGCGTTCTCCCTGGAGGAGCGTCTGCAGCTGGGCACCCACGGCCTGCTGCCCCCCTGCTTCATCAGCCAAGACGTCCAGCTGATGCGGGTGCTCAAGAACTACGACATGAGGCGGGACGACTTGGACAG GTATGTGTTTTTGATGGGGCTCCAAGACCACAACGAGAAGCTGTTCTACCGGGTCATCGCATCAGACATCGAAAGGTTCATGCCGATCATTTACACCCCCACCGTGGGCCTCGCCTGCCAACAGTATGGCCTGATATTTTCAAAACCAAG AGGGCTGTTCATCTCCATTCACGACCGTGGTCATATTTCCACATTGCTCCAGAACTGGCCAGAAAAGGACATCAGG GCTGTCTGTGTGACAGATGGGGAGAGGATCCTGGGGCTAGGAGACCTGGGCTGCAACGGAATGGGCATCCCAGTAGGCAAACTGGCCCTCTACACAGCCTGTGGAGGGGTGCCACCACAGCAGTGTCTGCCTGTCATGCTGGACGTGGGCACAGACAATGAG GACCTGCTCAGAGATCCGCTCTACATTGGACTGAAACATAAAAGGGTGCGAGGCCAGGCCTATGACGACCTGTTGGATGAATTTATGAAGGCTGTTTCAGAGAG GTATGGAATGGACTGTTTGATCCAGTTTGAGGATTTTGCAAACATTAACGCCTTTCGTCTGCTGAGCAAGTACCGCAACAAGTACTGCACCTTCAACGATGACATCCAAG GCACGGCTGCAGTCGCGGTTGCTGGACTGCTGGCTGCTCTCCGACTCACTAAGAGCAGGATGTCTGACCACACCATCGTGTTCCAAGGTGCAGGAGAG GCAGCCATGGGCATCGCTGAGCTCATCGCCATGGCCATGGAGAAGGAGGGCCTGACTGAGGAGGAGAGTCTGAGGAAGATCTGGATGGTTGATTCCAAAGGTCTCATCGTCAAG GGCCGAGAACATCTGACTCACGAGAAGGAGAGGTTTGCTCACGAGCACCCGCAAATGAAGAAACTGGAGGATGTGGTTCGGGAACTGAAGCCCACAGCCATCATTG GTGTGGCAGCGGTTGCTGGAGCCTTCACCGAGCAGATCATCAGGGATATGGCTTCCTTCAATGAGCAGCCAATCATCTTTGCCCTCAGCAACCCGACCAGCAAGGCCGAGTGCACGGCCGAGCAGTGCTACACGCTGACAGAG GGTCGGGGCATTTTCGCCAGCGGGAGCCCGTTTGACCCCGTCACGCTGCCTGATGGGAGGACCCTCCATCCTGGTCAGGGGAACAATGCCTACATCTTCCCCGGGGTGGGCCTGGGTGTCATCGCCTGCTCCATCAGACACATAACAGAGGAAATCTTCCTCACCGCAGCAGAG GCTCTGGCTAACCTGGTGACAGAGAAGGATCTAAATGAAGGACGGCTGTATCCTACTCTCAACTCCATCGGGGACGTTTCTCTCAAACTGGCCGTTAAG ATCATGGAATATGCCTACGGACACAACCTGGCCACCCTTCGCCCAGAGCCATCCGACAAGGAAGCATATGTGCGCTCGCTCATCTACAGCACTGAATACGATGACTTTACTGTGGACTCGTACCGCTGGCCAGAGGACAGCATGACTGTCCAGTCATGCAAACTTTAA